One genomic segment of Plasmodium cynomolgi strain B DNA, chromosome 14, whole genome shotgun sequence includes these proteins:
- a CDS encoding ALBA domain containing protein (putative), protein MKKDREPIDEDEMRITSTGRMTNYVNYGAKILGEEDKKSLKIKATGNAIGKAVTLAEIIKRRFKGLHQITRCGSTVITDQYVSGQDNNEQVVQEKTVSFIDILLSRDQLD, encoded by the coding sequence atgaagaaagataGAGAACCAATAGACGAAGATGAAATGAGAATCACTTCCACCGGAAGAATGACCAATTATGTGAACTATGGTGCCAAAATTTTAGgtgaagaagataaaaaaagcttGAAAATAAAAGCCACAGGAAATGCCATCGGAAAAGCAGTAACTCTAGCAGAAATAATCAAAAGGAGATTTAAAGGATTGCATCAGATAACCAGGTGCGGCAGTACAGTCATAACGGATCAGTATGTTAGTGGACAGGACAACAACGAACAGGTTGTGCAGGAGAAAACCGTTTCTTTTATCGACATTCTGTTATCGAGAGATCAATTAGAT
- a CDS encoding hypothetical protein (putative) codes for MARKDNIWILCKFYCGKKRGVVSKKQEEEIIKILESSSTPLTVLIKEEFDRKATTLYGKIYKSLIFSRFLVIFANLRLRLFIIRTSNKFKQDISLLAQFVTLCDDYMDVQVLYIGVTLLKCKRFLKNLFIQLKVEENIPIIMK; via the exons ATGGCAAGGAAGGACAACATATGGATTTTGTGTAAATTCTActgcgggaaaaaaaggggagtggTCAGCAAAAAGCAAGAGGaggaaattattaaaattctCGAAAGTTCAAGCACACCGCTGACCGTTTTGATTAAGGAA GAATTCGATAGGAAAGCAACAACGCTGTATGGGAAGATATACAAaagcttaattttttctcgcttcctcg TCATCTTTGCAAATTTGAGGCTTCGACTTTTTATCATCCGAACTAGTAAT aaATTCAAACAAGACATTTCACTCTTGGCACAGTTTGTAACCCTGTGTGATGATTACATGGACGTTCAAGTTTTATACATTGGAG taACACTGCTCAAATGCAAGCGATTTTTGAAGAACCTGTTCATTCAGTTAAAAGTTGAGGAGAACATTCCCATCATTATGAAGTAA
- a CDS encoding 60S ribosomal protein L13 (putative) — protein sequence MVAHNNVLPNVHLHKWWQRYVRVNFSKNIKKKKRRLLREKRRKANAGTPIEKLHPIVQCPTQRYNFRSRLGRGFTLEELKGAKLNPLAAQSIGICVDKRRKNRCEETLKKNIARLEKYKKCLVMIPLKNKKTTKSTGGIPADSSKEVVKELRKKKQLRSIFKKERNTKPFYESIEVSKIDKSYLAYKTLRRAKLTERRKNKQQQRKDIKRKSKDN from the exons ATGGTGGCACACAACAACGTATTGCCAAATGTTCACCTGCACAAATGGTGGCAAAGATACGTAAGAGTAAATTTCagtaaaaacataaaaaagaaaaaaagaagattattaagggaaaaaagaagaaaggcAAATGCAGGAACCCCTATTGAAAAATTGCATCCCATAGTACAGTGCCCAACGCAAAGGTACAATTTCAGATCCAGACTTGGAAGAGGCTTCACCCTTGAGGAATTGAAG GGAGCCAAGTTAAATCCCCTTGCAGCCCAAAGCATAGGAATCTGTGTCgacaaaaggagaaaaaatagatgCGAAGAAacattaaagaaaaacattGCAAGGTtggagaaatataaaaaatgcttaGTTATGATCCccttgaaaaataaaaaaactacaaaGAGTACTGGAGGAATACCAGCGGACTCCAGCAAAGAAGTAGTTAAAGAATtaagaaagaagaaacaattACGTAGTATATtcaagaaggaaagaaacacCAAGCCGTTCTATGAGTCCATTGAGGTGTCCAAGATAGACAAATCTTACTTGGCATATAAAACATTACGTAGAGCTAAACTAActgaaagaagaaagaacaaACAACAACAGAGAAAAGACATAAAGAGAAAGTCGAAGGATAATTGA
- a CDS encoding 40S ribosomal protein S16 (putative), with the protein MTTKVKRVQTFGKKKTSVAVATVTNGKGLIKLNGKNLDLVEPYILRTKVYEPLWLIGSAKLKNLDIRIRVKGGGQTAQIYAIRQAIGKGVISYYQKYVDESTKKELKDALLRYDRTLLVGDTRRCEPKKFGGKGARARYQKSYR; encoded by the exons atgacgactAAAGTGAAGAGAGTTCAAAcctttggaaaaaag AAAACATCCGTTGCCGTGGCAACCGTAACCAATGGAAAGGGTCTAATCAAATTGAACGGAAAAAATCTTGACCTAGTGGAGCCTTACATATTAAGAACCAAGGTGTACGAACCCTTATGGTTAATCGGGtcagcaaaattaaaaaatttggataTTCGTATCCGAGTTAAAGGAGGTGGTCAAACTGCCCAAATTTACGCAATCAGACAAGCTATTGGAAAAGGAGTGATTTCATATTACCAAAAATATGTCGACGAATCTACGAAGAAAGAATTAAAGGATGCTTTGTTAAGGTACGACAGAACGCTCCTTGTTGGAGACACAAGAAGATGTGAACCGAAGAAATTCGGTGGAAAGGGTGCTCGTGCGAGGTACCAAAAATCGTACAGATAA
- a CDS encoding GDP-mannose 4, with amino-acid sequence MNVALIFGITGQDGSYLSELLLEKGYIVHGVIRRCSSFNTKRIDHIFDQLNLHYGDVLDSNSICNLINKIKPKEIYNLAAQSHVKVSFELPVYTAETTAVGTLRILEAIKISNLPNIKFYNASTSELYGCSTDDIQNECTPFNPVSPYAIAKLYAHYITICYRMSYQMFCVNGILFNHESPRRGETFVTRKITRGVANICKNEQDAIVLGDISTYRDWGHAKDYVRAMYLMLQQDEPNDFVISSNEKHTVKEFCEISFSFVGIFLKWKGTGVEEIGVDQHDRVLIKKDSKYYRECDVFHLHGDSSKAREVLQYDFEQCNLPIDNFDTCVRRYELYRGAPKK; translated from the exons ATGAACGTCGCGCTCATCTTCGGCATCACCGGGCAGGATGGCTCGTACCTGAGCGAGCTGTTGCTGGAGAAGGGGTACATCGTACATGGGGTCATTCGCAGGTGCAGCTCATTTAACACCAAAAGGATAGATCATATTTTTGACCAGCTCAATTTGCATTATGGAGATGTCCTGGACAGCAACAGTATCTGCAActtgataaataaaataaagccaaaagaaatttacaaCTTAGCTGCACAGAGTCATGTAAAGGTTAGTTTCGAATTGCCTGTCTACACAGCCGAAACCACGGCAGTAGGGACCTTACGTATACTGGAAGCAATCAAAATTTCGAACTTACccaatataaaattttacaatgcTTCTACCTCTGAGTTGTATGGATGCTCCACTGATGATATACAAAACGAATGCACTCCATTTAATCCTGTCTCCCCTTATGCAATTGCAAAACTGTATGCTCATTACATAACGATATGTTACAGAATGTCGTATCAAATGTTCTGCGTAAATGGCATTCTGTTTAATCATGAAAGCCCAAGGAGAGGGGAAACGTTCGTAACTCGGAAAATTACCAGAGGGGTAGCaaacatatgcaaaaatgagcaagaCGCTATAGTGTTAGGGGATATATCTACCTACCGAGATTGGGGACATGCAAAGGATTATGTCCGTGCTATGTATCTAATGCTACAACAGGATGAACCTAACGATTTTGTCATAAGTTCAAATGAAAAACATACGGTGAAGGAATTTTgcgaaatttctttttcctttgttgggatttttttaaaatggaaaggaacgGGCGTGGAAGAGATCGGGGTTGATCAACACGATCGAGTGcttattaaaaaagattCCAAATATTATCGAGAGTGTGATGTCTTCCATTTGCATGGCGATTCTTCAAAGGCGCGCGAAGTGCTGCA GTATGACTTCGAGCAGTGCAATTTACCTATCGATAATTTCGACACGTGTGTCCGCAGGTACGAGCTTTACCGGGGTGCACCTAAGAAGTAG
- a CDS encoding ABC transporter (putative), with protein MFVEFLLCLLTWCYVHRCKGLQISKYKNQSSFLNNLHAANVARGYHVYHLKRETFRGSVPLRVGGERRGQALLGRRSESARHGHEEDVEEGDEEDVEEGDEEDVEEGDEEDAVEDDQTDDQTEDEADDITREERLAAYEKLLNAQGDEEDRMLSPKYNMNIYNVLEKHYEQKEENKVILTIQNLNYEISSKKIITNLNFQVHKSECVGLIGNNGCGKTSLLNLIFDHSDNSNKSVIINNKMAKEGVINFPLTEENMHAMVKKNKFDFLYKILHHMKMNSLELSQLSSIIKNRDVSYFEKINKKKRDNNNDLFFKNGIFYFKQNIHLLEKNNLTVFEKVLNFYQPVLDKYEVLNYIEREISRYRNLDAVQRYAVGEATERSNQCATGRGGEKYPAGGSPSGKEVDLRRGSYITKKHVNIVECVETKQGGETKQGGETKQSGETKPGGETKQGGETKQGEEPTNEQAQLFAQSKLFQMVLKLYMHEKENVFKEINQVKMNFHKYLNILNLKNLLHVKLSNLSNGYIIRVYLLLLLLSNAKLLLIDEINNNLDIFNIFFIMNIFHYSLKYKEIGIVLASHDFFLVSKLCNRILDFNKIYGHDIDFNNMALLKRISRSGHQSIHSDVAQELQRKNEHNSNITFFKGNYTQYLHSMKILFDNRRKKKEELKKIMDQLSAAINQYMYYNLIYSRKSEKGIAKGVPSEGGMQEGRENLGHMGSNTAEGNSNGEQIEEKTAQHTAGNADERTAKQEEGDEGVESFVYNKMKDIEGNMNKNILIDMSKKIKTTS; from the exons ATGTTCGTTGAATTCCTTCTTTGCCTCCTCACATGGTGTTACGTTCATCGATGCAAAGGTCTACAAAtcagtaaatataaaaatcaaagttcctttttaaacaatttGCATGCAGCGAATGTCGCACGTGGCTATCATGTCTACCAtttgaaaagggaaacattCAGGGGCAGTGTCCCACTGCGCGTAGGAGGTGAGAGGCGGGGTCAGGCGCTGCTAGGTAGGCGCAGCGAGAGCGCCCGCCATGGGCATGAAGAGGATGTAGAAGAAGGCGACGAAGAGGATGTAGAAGAAGGCGACGAAGAGGATGTAGAAGAAGGCGACGAAGAGGATGCAGTAGAAGATGACCAAACGGATGACCAAACGGAGGACGAAGCGGACGACATAACCCGCGAGGAGCGCCTTGCGGCGTACGAGAAACTCCTGAACGCGCAGGGAGACGAAGAGGACCGGATGCTGTCCCCGAAATATAACATGAACATCTACAATGTGCTGGAGAAGCACTACGagcagaaggaagaaaacaaagtGATCCTAACCATCCAAAATTTGAACTACGAAATTAGTAGCAAGAAAATTATAAccaatttaaattttcagGTGCATAAGTCGGAGTGTGTCGGACTTATAGGAAACAATGGTTGTGGAAAAACGTCGCTCCTAAACCTAATTTTCGATCATTCAGATAACAGCAACAAAAgtgtaataataaataacaaaatggccAAGGAAGGGGTGATAAATTTTCCACTAACTGAGGAAAATATGCATGCcatggtgaagaaaaataaatttgactttctgtacaaaattttgcatCACATGAAAATGAACTCTCTCGAGTTGTCCCAACTTTCAtcgattataaaaaatagagaTGTCTCCTATTTTGAGAAgatcaataaaaaaaaaagagacaacAACaatgatcttttttttaaaaacggaaTCTTTTATTTCAAGCAGAATATTCACCTtctggaaaaaaacaatttgacGGTGTTTGAAAAGGTACTGAATTTTTATCAACCCGTTTTAGACAAATATGAGGTGTTAAATTATATCGAAAGGGAGATCAGTCGGTACAGAAATTTGGACGCTGTTCAAAGGTATGCTGTGGGGGAGGCTACCGAAAGGTCCAATCAGTGTGCCACCGGGAGGGGTGGTGAGAAATACCCTGCGGGAGGTAGCCCAAGTGGGAAAGAGGTCGATCTAAGGAGAGGAAGCTACATCACGAAAAAGCATGTTAATATTGTCGAATGCGTAGAAACGAAGCAGGGCGGAGAAACGAAACAGGGTGGAGAAACGAAACAGAGTGGAGAAACGAAACCTGGCGGAGAAACGAAACAGGGTGGAGAAACGAAACAGGGCGAAGAACCGACCAACGAGCAGGCGCAACTCTTCGCGCAGTCCAAACTCTTCCAAATGGTGCTCAAACTGTACATgcacgaaaaggaaaatgtgtTCAAAGAGATAAACcaagtaaaaatgaatttccaTAAATACCTGAACAttttgaatttaaaaaatttactacaTGTCAAACTGAGCAATTTGAGCAACGGCTACATTATCCGAGTGTACCTCCTACTGCTTCTTCTGAGCAATGCCAAACTTCTCCTAATAGacgaaataaataacaatctcgacatttttaacattttcttcattatgaACATTTTTCACTATTCTCTCAAGTATAAAGAAATCGGCATCGTTTTGGCTAGCCACGATTTCTTCCTAGTAAGCAAATTGTGCAATCGAATTTTAGATTTCAACAAAATTTATGGACATGACATCGACTTTAACAACATggcattattaaaaaggataagCAGAAGTGGGCATCAATCTATCCATTCTGATGTTGCACAGGAactacaaagaaaaaatgaacataattCGAacattaccttttttaaaggaaATTACACGCAATACTTACACAGTATGAAGATACTCTTCGACAataggaggaaaaaaaaagaagaattaaaaaaaattatggaccAACTAAGTGCTGCCATAAATcaa TACATGTACTATAATTTGATATATAGCAGGAAGAGTGAGAAGGGGATAGCCAAGGGGGTTCCTAGCGAGGGGGGGATGCAGGAGGGAAGGGAAAATCTCGGCCACATGGGAAGTAACACTGCTGAGGGCAATTCGAATGGTGAACAGATCGAGGAGAAAACCGCTCAGCATACCGCTGGCAATGCCGATGAGCGAACCGCAAaacaggaagaaggagatgaAGGCGTGGAATCCTTCGtgtacaacaaaatgaaggacatAGAAGGCAACATGAACAAGAATATCCTCATCGAcatgagcaaaaaaataaaaacaacgAGCTGA
- a CDS encoding translation initiation factor (putative) has product MPYEYCEYGNSFSQCKEANKEKYNYDIVKGDSEMSNKRQAKKAPQNATQKITIQKTTRARKKVVTVVVGLHTYVKLDKMAKIFSRFYACGASVIKGANGAPDQIDIQGDVEHNIVEVIMKNCPEIPEGVFVTLPPK; this is encoded by the exons ATGCCCTACGAATACTGCGAGTACGGAAACTCCTTCAGCCAGTGTAAGGAGGCGAACAAGGAGAAGTACAACTATGACATCGTAAAGGGCGACTCGGAAATGAGCAACAAGCGGCAGGCAAAGAAGGCCCCCCAGAAT GCGACTCAAAAAATTACCATACAAAAGACTACGCgggcacgaaaaaaagttgtcACCGTTGTAGTGGGGTTACATACGTATGTCAAATtggacaaaatggcaaaaatattttcacgcTTCTATGCGTGCGGTGCGTCCGTTATCAAGGGGGCAAATGGGGCCCCCGACCAGATAGACATACAG GGAGATGTCGAACATAACATTGTCGAAGTCATAATGAAGAACTGTCCAGAAATTCCTGAAGGCGTCTTCGTAACGTTGCCCCCCAAA
- a CDS encoding hypothetical protein (putative), producing MSYLVFLQAKNICLTPYSIFPILKFIKLYNPLVRILFHFVLLSYEKTYNRKIIKLAFSLMYVCAYVSMYVLVRPDLTKFRTLHGYIKKHIQI from the coding sequence ATGTCGTACCTCGTTTTTCTGCAAGCAAAGAATATTTGCCTAACCCCCtactccatttttcccattttgaagtttataaaattgtataaCCCCCTGGTAAGAAttcttttccactttgtCCTTCTATCCTATGAGAAAACATACAACAGGAAAATAATCAAGCTGGCCTTTTCCCTCATGTACGTTTGCGCGTACGTGAGTATGTATGTCCTTGTTCGGCCTGACTTAACCAAGTTTCGAACACTTCATGGCTACATAAAGAAACACATACAGATT
- a CDS encoding hypothetical protein (putative): MLVNITIILDRVISELISHYRVKKMAPSEQEQHFENFFKILYKLLSNISYNSKEEKYKIIKFSNSQIKTSFLTNCEIFNLTKLLFEILNFNTSSYGVGISPSSEDPNVRPEQMGEDIASSPYYVDLIWKFEDPFSDKESILFEFVLTSVNIIMNMINKKVPRIRMSNEKIFPSDGKTEQRVSQEIEISKKYFEDPKKYLEKLSNNISPINNKLLIIHEKNKQEQQALSDIRKLHNEKYAVHKNYENGSVAYGKNSHGASSRNSTSAAGRMYSLSGKKKNHSADNRYCTDNELGDKNSLQKGTKKIKHFFKNLFKK; encoded by the coding sequence ATGCTAGTCAACATTACGATAATCCTGGACCGAGTCATATCGGAACTGATTAGTCATTatagagtaaaaaaaatggccccaAGCGAACAGGAACAGcatttcgaaaattttttcaaaattctATACAAACTATTGAGCAATATAAGTTACAAttcgaaggaggaaaaatataaaattataaaattcaGTAACAGTCAAATTAAAACgtcttttttaacaaattgtgaaatttttaatttaacaaaattgttatttgagatattaaattttaatacgAGTAGTTACGGGGTGGGTATTTCCCCTTCGAGTGAAGACCCCAATGTAAGGCCCGAACAAATGGGAGAAGATATCGCATCATCACCTTACTATGTAGACCTGATCTGGAAATTTGAAGACCCCTTTAGCGACAAAGAGTCTATACTGTTTGAATTTGTCCTGACCTCCGTCAATATAATTATgaatatgataaataaaaaagtccCACGCATCCGAATGagtaacgaaaaaatatttccatcgGATGGAAAAACAGAACAGAGAGTATCACAGGAAATTGAAATTTCGAAAAAGTACTTTGAAGACCCGAAGAAgtatttggaaaaattatcaaataatatttctccCATAAATAACAAACTGCTAATTATTCATGAGAAGAACAAACAAGAACAGCAGGCCTTGAGTGACATTCGTAAATTACACAATGAGAAATATGcggtacataaaaattatgaaaacgGTAGTGTTGCATATGGAAAAAACTCACATGGCGCATCCAGCCGGAACAGCACATCCGCAGCGGGAAGGATGTACAGTttgagtggaaaaaaaaaaaatcattctGCGGATAATCGTTATTGTACTGACAATGAATTGGGGGATAAAAATAGCTTACAGAAGGGCACCAAAAAGATAAAgcatttcttcaaaaatttatttaaaaag